From Desulfatibacillum aliphaticivorans DSM 15576, the proteins below share one genomic window:
- a CDS encoding heterodisulfide reductase-related iron-sulfur binding cluster produces MRRLQYLLHHLPATMANKIPKRIPYFPGCSMATTAKENNQPLHAMCESLGYKLVELKDWNCCGSSSAHSLNLEMRVTSKKKIPVMHFSELLAIALGDAGKKDWFTRRLIDPIPLLRARGVL; encoded by the coding sequence ATGCGTAGGCTGCAATACCTGCTCCACCATCTGCCCGCAACGATGGCAAATAAAATCCCAAAACGAATCCCGTATTTTCCCGGCTGCTCCATGGCCACCACGGCCAAGGAAAACAACCAGCCCTTGCACGCCATGTGCGAAAGCCTTGGCTATAAACTCGTAGAACTTAAAGATTGGAACTGCTGCGGCAGCTCCTCTGCCCATAGCCTGAACCTGGAAATGCGCGTGACTTCCAAAAAGAAAATTCCGGTCATGCATTTTTCCGAACTGCTGGCCATCGCCCTGGGCGACGCCGGCAAAAAAGACTGGTTCACCAGGCGCCTGATCGACCCCATTCCTTTGTTAAGAGCCAGGGGAGTTTTGTAA
- a CDS encoding metallophosphoesterase, with protein MFFVKLLTIWTAFHFYVFWRISSIPFVSKRIPRQYVYCLMFVAWGAFLGGHALDRLGVGKWAYPLEFFGAEWMGVMLLLWLCFGVVDVLTGFGLWLKRFVPGLRTAAFICASILSAAAMFQGMRPPVISEHEVVMPGLPAEADGLTAAVISDTHLGSLVGKGWMEKRVEQIHAMEPDIIFAVGDIIEGRGDHEWGVIPALQMLKAPLGVWGVTGNHESYGSVGTGANFLMAAGMNVLTDHWREVRPGLILAGVDDVRGYNKRTSFPNVEKALKGIPEDAAVIFLSHRPDGAQTAAKAGADLMLSGHTHGGQIWPFGFLVKREYPLFIGRYQVDGMAVIVCRGTGTWGPRMRLWRPGEILKVVLRSDQAV; from the coding sequence GTGTTTTTTGTCAAGCTGCTTACTATTTGGACCGCTTTTCATTTTTACGTCTTCTGGAGAATCAGTTCCATTCCCTTTGTCTCCAAACGCATTCCGCGGCAGTACGTTTATTGTCTGATGTTCGTCGCCTGGGGCGCTTTTCTGGGCGGCCACGCTCTGGATCGTCTGGGAGTGGGAAAATGGGCCTATCCCCTGGAGTTTTTCGGCGCTGAGTGGATGGGCGTGATGCTTCTGCTTTGGCTTTGCTTTGGAGTCGTGGATGTTTTAACCGGATTCGGCCTATGGCTGAAACGCTTCGTCCCCGGCCTGAGAACCGCAGCCTTTATCTGCGCCAGCATTTTATCGGCGGCGGCCATGTTCCAGGGAATGCGGCCTCCGGTGATTTCGGAGCATGAGGTTGTGATGCCCGGACTTCCGGCGGAGGCGGACGGTTTGACCGCGGCAGTCATCTCGGATACGCATTTGGGCTCCCTTGTGGGAAAAGGATGGATGGAAAAACGGGTTGAACAAATTCACGCCATGGAGCCGGACATCATCTTCGCGGTGGGCGACATCATCGAGGGACGCGGAGATCATGAATGGGGAGTCATCCCGGCCCTGCAAATGCTGAAGGCGCCCCTGGGAGTCTGGGGCGTGACAGGCAACCACGAGAGCTACGGCAGCGTGGGAACCGGCGCCAATTTTTTGATGGCGGCTGGCATGAATGTTCTCACGGACCACTGGCGGGAGGTGCGGCCGGGATTGATCCTGGCCGGAGTGGATGACGTTCGCGGATACAACAAACGCACCAGCTTTCCTAATGTGGAAAAAGCCCTTAAGGGAATCCCCGAGGATGCAGCTGTCATCTTCCTGTCCCACCGGCCGGACGGAGCCCAAACCGCCGCAAAGGCCGGAGCGGACCTCATGCTTTCGGGCCACACCCACGGCGGCCAGATCTGGCCTTTCGGATTTTTGGTGAAACGGGAGTATCCCTTATTCATCGGCCGGTACCAGGTGGACGGCATGGCCGTCATCGTATGCCGCGGCACAGGAACCTGGGGACCCAGGATGCGCTTGTGGCGCCCGGGCGAAATCCTCAAGGTCGTCCTGCGCTCGGATCAGGCGGTTTAA
- a CDS encoding sigma-54 interaction domain-containing protein, which yields MVDPNAFFRETSHPLNANLDLFRAVRQCRQALKRYMPAEGLAIIQLEPSLKSARPIIWDHDGGIHSDLIAKSVISIPVDTRTQWKKSPLPDARIINRPEDDPVGYYFQEISGQDFSNLVVFLEKDGVRIAIAALITADRDRYTQRDLDLFSMLKEPFAKALDHYLLGQEIIKLQRTLDNTAVDTRGGIALEEIIGHSFGLKNVANLIEMVAPLDSPVLISGETGVGKELISGAIHKMSTRRDGPFICVNCGAIPETLVDSELFGHEKGAFTGAITRRKGRFERAQHGTIFLDEIGELKPDIQVKLLRVLENMEIERVGGSEPIRMDVRIVVATHRNLENMVKEGAFREDLLFRINVFPIVIPPLRARKGDIPALVDHFIQKKSRSLSIHPIPSLGGDAIDMLMDYNWPGNVRELENAVERELIVNRRGPLSFSTFHAVSLEPPKKAEEGRPSELLSLDDLLSAHIMRALDQTNGRISGPNGAAKILGVNPSTLRNKMIRLKIPFSRAQQKIRGK from the coding sequence GCCAATGCCGGCAGGCGCTAAAACGGTACATGCCCGCCGAAGGGCTGGCCATCATTCAGTTGGAGCCCTCCCTCAAGTCGGCGCGGCCTATTATCTGGGACCATGACGGCGGCATTCATTCGGATTTGATCGCGAAATCCGTCATCAGCATTCCCGTGGACACCCGCACCCAGTGGAAAAAATCCCCCCTGCCGGACGCCCGGATCATCAACCGCCCGGAAGACGATCCGGTGGGCTACTATTTTCAGGAGATCAGCGGGCAGGATTTTTCCAATTTGGTGGTCTTTTTGGAAAAAGACGGAGTGCGCATCGCCATTGCGGCGCTCATCACCGCGGACCGGGACCGTTACACTCAAAGGGATCTGGATTTATTTTCCATGCTGAAGGAGCCTTTCGCCAAGGCGCTGGACCATTATTTGCTCGGCCAGGAAATCATCAAGCTCCAGAGGACGCTGGACAACACGGCGGTGGACACCCGGGGCGGGATCGCCCTGGAGGAAATAATCGGCCACAGCTTTGGGCTGAAAAACGTGGCCAATCTCATAGAAATGGTGGCGCCCCTGGACAGCCCCGTCCTGATAAGCGGAGAAACCGGCGTGGGCAAGGAACTCATATCCGGCGCCATCCACAAAATGTCCACCCGGCGGGACGGGCCGTTTATCTGCGTGAATTGCGGGGCCATCCCCGAAACCCTGGTGGACAGCGAGTTGTTCGGCCACGAAAAAGGCGCCTTTACGGGCGCCATCACCCGGCGAAAGGGCCGCTTTGAGAGGGCCCAGCACGGGACGATTTTTCTGGATGAAATCGGGGAGCTCAAGCCCGACATCCAGGTGAAGCTGTTGCGCGTATTGGAAAATATGGAGATAGAACGCGTGGGCGGCTCCGAACCCATCCGCATGGACGTCAGGATCGTGGTCGCCACCCACAGGAATCTGGAAAACATGGTCAAGGAAGGCGCCTTTCGGGAGGACCTTCTGTTTCGCATAAACGTCTTTCCCATTGTCATTCCTCCCCTCCGGGCCAGAAAAGGCGACATCCCGGCCCTGGTGGATCACTTTATCCAGAAAAAATCCCGTTCCCTTTCCATCCACCCCATCCCGTCTTTAGGCGGCGACGCCATTGACATGCTCATGGACTACAACTGGCCGGGCAATGTGCGGGAGTTGGAAAACGCCGTGGAAAGGGAGTTGATCGTCAATCGCAGGGGTCCCTTATCCTTTTCCACCTTCCACGCAGTGTCCTTGGAACCCCCAAAAAAAGCTGAGGAGGGCCGCCCAAGCGAACTGCTTTCCCTGGACGACCTCCTATCCGCGCATATTATGCGTGCGCTGGACCAAACCAACGGCCGGATTAGCGGTCCTAACGGCGCAGCTAAAATCCTGGGAGTCAACCCCAGCACCTTGCGTAATAAAATGATTAGATTGAAAATACCCTTCTCCAGGGCGCAACAAAAAATTCGGGGTAAATGA